The following are encoded in a window of Diorhabda sublineata isolate icDioSubl1.1 chromosome 3, icDioSubl1.1, whole genome shotgun sequence genomic DNA:
- the LOC130441208 gene encoding uncharacterized protein LOC130441208, whose protein sequence is MENDQDQMELKSVEVFDPVQKRHYSVFVPGNLEILHSEDNLEDEEEQTINHADNSQEPATTWSQNETLALINIFSLHKDKFKHFKMKKDRWKLISKELSKIGIDKLPVKCEIKWRNLLRTYRTYKTSDRAQGKFEFYNEINDIIANDPQYKNLFEPIYTPIKNDKIITKPTEIKQLKQDNTFDISNFQVKRKRCFSCKSEKQKRHEERMALLKKKLELEERKVVAFEDYIKFLKTTHKTT, encoded by the exons atGGAGAATGATCAAGATCAGATGGAATTAAAATCAGTTGAAGTTTTTGATCCCGTACAGAAACGCCATTATAGTGTTTTCGTTCCTGGAAATTTAGAAATACTTCATTCAGAAG atAACTTGGAAGATGAAGAGGAACAAACTATTAATCATGCCGATAACTCCCAAGAACCTGCGACGACTTGGAGCCAAAACGAAACTCTCGCcttaattaacattttttctctACACAAAGACAAATTTAAgcatttcaaaatgaaaaaggATCGATGGAAGCTGATATCTAAAGAGTTATCAAAAATCGGGATAGATAAGTTACCTgtgaaatgtgaaataaaatgGCGTAATCTTTTGAGAACTTACCGTACATACAAAACATCCGACAGAGCTCAAGGGaaattcgaattttataatgaaattaatgatataatCGCTAATGATCCCCAATATAAGAATCTATTTGAGCCAATATACACcccaataaaaaatgataagatAATTACTAAACCGACGGAAATTAAACAGTTAAAGCAAGATAATACATttgatatatcaaattttcaagtGAAAAGGAAAAGATGTTTTTCTTGTAAAAGCGAAAAACAGAAAAGACACGAAGAACGTATGGCACTTTTGAAGAAGAAACTAGAATTGGAAGAAAGAAAAGTAGTAGCTTTCGAggattatattaaatttttaaaaaccacaCATAAAACTACATag